From the Jilunia laotingensis genome, the window TTCCAGAACTGCCCTTCTTTCAAAGCGCGCAACCGGACTGAAAAATACCGGTCCTGATTCGTAAAACCCGAATAACCGTAGGGCTTGAGCCCCAGCGCCTCCGCCTTGAACAGCGTGCATGTGTATGCCACTTCAAGCCAGGGCAATATGGTCACGTTCAGGTAGTAATTATACGTATGGTAATACCATGTAGGAGGAGTTATCTCCTTGTTTAAAAAGTTTGCACCAAGCATCACCGTCTTGTCCTCACGCATCTCAGCGGAGGGAGCATGAAGCAATCCTGTGGTTCCATAAGTCAATTGAGCCGAAAGCGTGAACGTGAAGCACAATAACAGAATACATAATATAACTCGTTTTTGCATCTTGTATCTTTTACTTTAAAATCTACACTTTCGGATCAATTGTAATTTGAGTGCTATTATTCACCAACAAAAATACCACCACCAGAATTCAGATCATCACCATGTCCATGACCATGATTGTGTCCATGACCCAAATATACTGTTTCAGCATCAATGAGATGTCTCAATACAGACTTAACAACAACTTCCACTTTCTTTCCATTCAAAGTAAACTCGTATGTATCAATCTTATATTCTGTTTTAACTTTGATTGATTTCACCAAAGTATAAGGAGCAACAGCATATTTTAATTCTACATTTTGTGTCTTAAAGTCATCGCCAATTGCCATTCCACTCTTCTGGAATACATTCTTGATAGCAGAATTTACAGCACCTTGGGCATTCTCGTTAGTATAAACAGCAGAAATAGCTTCAGACAAACCATTATAGATAGAACCTTCCTGAGCATTATTATATGTCACGATCAAGTTATCTGATTTATCTGTATTATTCTGTTGATTAACATCTTTGTGGAATTCTTCACCAAACATAGTTTCACTCTTTACAGATTCAAGTTTGCCATTGATAGCAGCACGGAACTGAGAGAAGTGAGAAACTAACATAGTGTACGTAGAATTGTCAGTAGTAACTTCATTATTAAGATTAGAAGTACTTATACCCCAACCATTGTCAGTCTTATACTGGAGTTCCAATCCGCCCAATTGTCCGCCATAAATGTCAGCAAATGTAATCTTAAGCGGTTTATTATTAAACTTAGCACCATCAGGATTACCAAAGAAGCTACGAATAACTATATCTGTTTCATCCTCTTGAGTAAATGAAGGATTCTTTTCTTCTGTAGTGTTTCTTGTCAAGATAATAGGCAGATCTAAAGGAGCGCCTGCACTATTAGTTATAATAGTACCAGCCTCAATAGTAACCGTAGTTGCTTGTTCAGGAGAACCGTCACCCTTCATTTCTACTGTAACGTCATTCAAAACTTCGCCCTTCTCATTTACATCAGGCTCAATAACACCCTGTTCACCATCTTCTTCTTCTGAAACAACAAGAACACCATCTTTAGTTACATAAGGAAGTAATACATTAGCGTAAAGAGCATCACCTGTTCCTGTATAAGTAAACATTTGAGAGATTGTTACAGGAGTCAACTCTTTACCATTTGTATCCACTCTCTTCACAGAGGCTATAACAGTCCAAGTATTAGCATTAACTTCTTTTGCTTTTTCTACAGGAACCACAAATTTAAAGTGATCACTGTTATAAATCGGAGAAGCATCAATAGAAGTTCCATCCAATTTAATTGACTGAGCCTTAATCATATTGCCATTAGCATCTACAATTTCACCATATAAAGTTATTGTTTCTACAGCAGGTGCAGGCATTTCAGTCATAAAGACTGTGATCGTTTTTTCTACCTCAGTTTGAGTTTCTTTTTTCACTACTGGTAAAGTGATAGTTGTTTCGCCTGTATAGTAATTGTTGGCATAAGCTTTCACTTTATAAGTTCCGGCAGCAACACCAGCGATTTCTTTTACATTCTGTCCATTAAACACAAACTCAACACCTTCAATATCACTAAATGTCTTGTCATTTTTCGCACCAAAAGACAATTTATAAGTAGCTTCATATACTGGCTTCTCAGCTCCAATTTCAGTAAACACCAATGCAAATGATTGATTTCCACATCCAGGTATTGTGTAGATGCCTGATTCTACTGTATAATCTCCACTGGTAGCAACAATTTTATATTCTCCAGCTTCATCCTTATCATTTAATGTGAAGTTGAAATGATTAGCATTTTCTACTTTTTTATCAGTAGCAGCACCATCTTTCCACAATACAATTGTACCCTGTACAGCTTTACCATTAATATCTACAAGATTGCCAGATAATGTTGTGTAAGTAACTGTATCATCAGCAGGATCTTTTGGAGTTACAAGAACTTCAACAATAGTAGATTTCTGCTCACCCTCTTTATCAGAATAAATTTCAGGAAGAGTAACAACTGTTACACTAGAATTATATTCTTCAGTATCAGGAGTAGTAACTTTGAAAGCTTCTCCACCTTTAGTTACAAAACCATCAGCAGGAGTAGTCGTCAAAGTAGTAACTGCAGCGCCAGTCTTACTGTCCTTCACAACAAAGTTTACTTTATATTCAACAGGATAAGTCTTTTGTTCACTCAGTCTCATTGCAACTGACAAAGGATAAACGACAGCTTGTCCATCTTCTACCTTATTTAAGGTAACTGTTCTTGTAATTTTCTTACCATCATTATAACCAGTAGCAGCGAAAGTCAAAGTTACAACTTTAGTTTCAGAAGTAAACTTAGCGATCTTTACACTATAGACACCTTCTGTTACAGGAACAGATTGTCCTTCACAAGTAACCTCAGCATTAGGGATGTTTGCACCAGTAGTAATATCCGTAACAGAACCAGTGATTGTATAAACTGCATCGTCAAGAACAGTTGTACCTCCCCCCGGGGCGGAAGCGTCCAATCCATCGTCTTTATAACATCCGGTCAACAAGGCTCCGGATACAGCCAAAACGAGCAATGCTATTTTAGCACTAATCCCGCTTAAGAAACTTTTCTTTTTCATCTCAATAAAATTAAAAATTTAATAATTCTGATTTAATAAAATATGGGTTAAAACTATTATTCTGCATTATGTTATCACTGGGATTGGTACGATATCCCATATAATAATATCGTTCATTACCAGCGTTATATGCTATTCCCATGTTCTTCGATGGAGTCACACGGGGAATATAACCTTTTCTTTTATACTTATAAGGCGGCAACGCCACCTGGAAACGAAATCCGCCATTTGCTTTGGCTCCGTCAGCTTTCATGGCATAAAAGCCAATCGACGCATAGCGGAAATGACGTATGATATCCAACCTTACTCCCTTTTCACCTAATATATATTGTTCGGCCTTCAATGTCGTTTGAACGTTATACCGGGGCCAGTAGAAACTTCCTCCGAGGCTCCAGGTGATACGTTGCTTCGTCCCATAGTTATATTCAAAACCGTCCCAGTAATAGGTGCCGGTCATGCCGATACGTCCTTCAACACTGAAACGTTCGTCTTTAAAAGGATGAAACAATTTCAAATCCACTCCATATCTATCCCCATTATACGCACCCACTGTCAATGTCCCCCATATATTATAAGGTAAACGGACAGTCTGCTGTGCCGTCAGGAATCCCGGGTGAATTTTCCCCAAACGATCTCCGTACCCGTCATTATAAACCGGAAAAACAACCTGCGCTGTCAGCTTCATACCTTTCCAAAGGGAAACTTCGATTGCGGGGGAGAGATTGAACAAAACCTGATAGATCTGATTGATCACTAGATTCTTCAAGTTTAATTCCGGATACACCACTATATCAACCTTGAACAGAGAACTGTTCAGTTTTTTCCCTTTTGTCAGTTGTCTCCAATCATTCCCTAAATCATAACTCACCTCCCAATCCTTTCGACTGGCTTCAGGTACCGTGTCACCAATTATAGGTTCATAGTACAAAGAGATCTGAGGAACATTATTGTCCAAAAAAATCAACCTACATGGCTTTTTATCCGGTAAACCCATCCTTTGGACAACATCAACAGCCTTACCAATTCCTACTCCATTTAATCGATAGGCTGCATTTTCCATCACATAGACACGTTCTTTATCGTTCTCATGCCATGCTACATTTTCAAAACCCATTCCAACTAAAGTATTCACAGTCTCTTCCCCTGTTTGACACATACCCTTTAAAGGTAGCAAACAGAACAAAAAGACCGCTATTCCATGCACTATTATGCTGTTGGTTAGACTTTTCCACATGTAAGAGACAATATATCCCATTTTTAAACATTAATCGTTATCATCTGAATGACGCAAACACGTTGCAAAAATAGATACATTTTTAATAATACCAAAGAATTTTACATGAAAAATCGAAATATTGTATTGTTTTTTTTTATTCCAACCGTGGATTAGTGAAAAATAATATTGAATAGTTATTTTATATGCCATATATTAAATTTTCATCCTTTTATTTAGGCTTTTACAGAAAAATATATCGTGGTTTTATGGTTATACCAGCTAGTAAAACATAAGGTCATTTATGTGATTTTTTATTACTCATCAAAAGAACAGAAAATATGTTGTAAGCAAAAGTACGTATTTCTTCTATAATAGAAATAGGTATTTAACTCTGATTAAAAAAGGTATTTAATTATCCTTTAAATACATACATTCCAATCCAATAAATTATTGTTTTATTATCGTCTGATTATCAGTTTTATGTTATTTCCGGAATTAAAGCAATTGCCTTGTTTTTACTTTCGTCAACTATCTTTGCATATATCTGCGTTGTCTGTATATTTGTATGTCCCAATAGTTTAGAAACTGTATATAAGTCTGCTCCCAAAGTAATCATCATAGTGGCATGTGAGTGTCTTGCCACATGAAAAGTTATATGTTTTTGTATGCCTGCATCCATTGCCCAGCGAGATAGTACCTCATTTGTTCTTCCAAGAGAAATTAATCCTTTAAAAACTTTGTCAGAATCTAAAGATCCTCCCTTGTCCGGTAGCTGTTTTAAAGCTTCATTGCACAGGGGTAACGATATACATTCTTGAGTCTTTTTTTGGAGTATATGTAACTGAGTCCTACCTGTTTTATCTTTTCGGAGGTTTGCCCATGTTAGAGCCATAATGTCACAATGCCTGAGTCCACAAAAACAGCTGAACAGAAAGGCTCTTTTGAGAATATCATTATAAAAATAAGTTTTTGATAATGCTTTAATCTCATCAATGGATAAATAATCACGTTCAGTCTTTTTTCTTTTCGGTTTATCCTCATTTTTTATTTTATTTATGGGGTTTATAGATAAAATATCTTCAACGACTGCGTAATTTAAACAATAGTTTAGCTCTTTAAAATAACATACCTGAGTATTTACATTTATCTTTTTTTCTTTCTTACAATGTTTTTGAGTAGTTGTTTTGAGATATTCTATGAACCCAATTACATACTCTTTATCAATTAGTTTTAGACTGGTTCCATTTGTGTCATATCGTTGTAGATGAAATATAAGTGTATTCATTAACGTTTTCTTTGCCTTTTTCGTCGGATCTCTGTCTGCAAGCTCTGCAATATATTCAGTTAATAACATGTTTGCTTTATTTTTGTTATAATTAAATCCGAACTTGCTATTTTGCAACTCTACAATTTTTTGGGCTTTTATTGCATTGGCCAATTTTAAAGTTTCCACATTGCGTTGTTTGTCTGCACGATTGGATTCCGGAATTATATAAAGCTTTAAAAATTCGTACATTCTCCTCTTATTCATATAGATATCAAGATAGAGAGATAAACAACCATTTAATAGTTGTTTGCTTCTAAGTTTTATAGGTTCTTTTATTTTTATTTCTCGTTTCATATACTTCGTTTATTTTCGCAAATATATACAACTCTATGTCTAAAGTAACAAATAGGTAACAGTTTCAATAGAGTGCATATATAGCTTTTCATTTATTTCTACTATCATAATTAACTAAAGCAAGATTAAGGTAGTTCCTTTTTGCTGATAGAAAGTAACAAACAAATGGCAAATATAATATATAAACTCACAAATATCACTTTTTATATGTCTTTTATTTTAGAGATAAGAAAGTATATATATATGATAATCAATAAAATAAACAAATATACTATTAAGGAAAATTATTTGTAGTCTTATCCGGATAAAAAGCCATGTAGATTAATCATTTTGGATAACAACGTGCCTCAGATCTCTTTGTACTACGAACCTATAATTGGTGACACGGTACCTGAAGCCAGTCGAAAGGATTGGGAGGTGAGTTATGATTTGGGAAATGATTGGAGACAGCTGACAAAAGGGAAAAAACTGAACAGTTCTCTGTTCAAGGTCGATATAGTGGTGTATCCCGAATTAAACTTGAAGAATCTCGTGATCAATCAGATCTATCAGGTTTTGTTCAATCTCTCCCCCGCAATCGAAGTTTCTCTTTGGAAAGGTATGAAACTGACAGCGCAGGTTGTTTTTCCGGTTTATAATGACGGGTACGGAGATCGTTTGGGGAAAATTCACCCGGGATT encodes:
- a CDS encoding DUF3869 domain-containing protein, yielding MKKKSFLSGISAKIALLVLAVSGALLTGCYKDDGLDASAPGGGTTVLDDAVYTITGSVTDITTGANIPNAEVTCEGQSVPVTEGVYSVKIAKFTSETKVVTLTFAATGYNDGKKITRTVTLNKVEDGQAVVYPLSVAMRLSEQKTYPVEYKVNFVVKDSKTGAAVTTLTTTPADGFVTKGGEAFKVTTPDTEEYNSSVTVVTLPEIYSDKEGEQKSTIVEVLVTPKDPADDTVTYTTLSGNLVDINGKAVQGTIVLWKDGAATDKKVENANHFNFTLNDKDEAGEYKIVATSGDYTVESGIYTIPGCGNQSFALVFTEIGAEKPVYEATYKLSFGAKNDKTFSDIEGVEFVFNGQNVKEIAGVAAGTYKVKAYANNYYTGETTITLPVVKKETQTEVEKTITVFMTEMPAPAVETITLYGEIVDANGNMIKAQSIKLDGTSIDASPIYNSDHFKFVVPVEKAKEVNANTWTVIASVKRVDTNGKELTPVTISQMFTYTGTGDALYANVLLPYVTKDGVLVVSEEEDGEQGVIEPDVNEKGEVLNDVTVEMKGDGSPEQATTVTIEAGTIITNSAGAPLDLPIILTRNTTEEKNPSFTQEDETDIVIRSFFGNPDGAKFNNKPLKITFADIYGGQLGGLELQYKTDNGWGISTSNLNNEVTTDNSTYTMLVSHFSQFRAAINGKLESVKSETMFGEEFHKDVNQQNNTDKSDNLIVTYNNAQEGSIYNGLSEAISAVYTNENAQGAVNSAIKNVFQKSGMAIGDDFKTQNVELKYAVAPYTLVKSIKVKTEYKIDTYEFTLNGKKVEVVVKSVLRHLIDAETVYLGHGHNHGHGHGDDLNSGGGIFVGE
- a CDS encoding site-specific integrase, with translation MKREIKIKEPIKLRSKQLLNGCLSLYLDIYMNKRRMYEFLKLYIIPESNRADKQRNVETLKLANAIKAQKIVELQNSKFGFNYNKNKANMLLTEYIAELADRDPTKKAKKTLMNTLIFHLQRYDTNGTSLKLIDKEYVIGFIEYLKTTTQKHCKKEKKINVNTQVCYFKELNYCLNYAVVEDILSINPINKIKNEDKPKRKKTERDYLSIDEIKALSKTYFYNDILKRAFLFSCFCGLRHCDIMALTWANLRKDKTGRTQLHILQKKTQECISLPLCNEALKQLPDKGGSLDSDKVFKGLISLGRTNEVLSRWAMDAGIQKHITFHVARHSHATMMITLGADLYTVSKLLGHTNIQTTQIYAKIVDESKNKAIALIPEIT